From one Perca flavescens isolate YP-PL-M2 chromosome 4, PFLA_1.0, whole genome shotgun sequence genomic stretch:
- the hdac11 gene encoding histone deacetylase 11, with protein sequence MSHKEDNEGKRSSHHTELYTSIPRTCLPIVYHPDYNITFMGLEKLHPFDAGKWGKVIRFLKEEHFITDGNIVEAREATEEDLLVVHTKRYINRLKWSLVVATITEIPPLLFLPNFLVQRKVLRPLRTQTGGTIMAGKLAVDRGWAINVGGGFHHCSSDRGGGFCAFADITLAIKFLFERVEGISRATIIDLDAHQGNGHERDFLDDRRVFIMDVYNRYIYPGDGYAKRAIKRKVELDWGTEDSEYLQKVKLHCDGALNEVQPDIIVYNAGTDILDGDPLGGLSISPQGIVNRDEIVFRAATQRGIPILMVTSGGYQKKTARIIADSILNLHRQGLIGAEALEGEGSSSLVTSMMCSSGSVGSTFTAV encoded by the exons ctctcACCACACTGAATTGTACACCAGCATCCCTCGAACATGTCTCCCCATTGTCTACCACCCAGACTACAACATCACCTTCATGGGCCTTGAAAAGCTCCATCCATTTGATGCAGGGAAGTGGGGGAAAGTCATTCGCTTCTTGAAAG AGGAGCACTTCATCACTGATGGAAACATCGTGGAAGCCCGTGAAGCTACTGAAGAGGATCTGCTGGTGGTTCACACCAAACGCTACATCAACAGATTAAAG TGGTCTCTGGTGGTGGCAACGATCACAGAAATCCCACCCCTCCTGTTTCTGCCTAATTTCCTGGTGCAGCGGAAAGTGTTGAGGCCTTTGCGGACACAGACTGGAGGAACAATAATG GCGGGGAAATTAGCTGTTGACCGAGGATGGGCTATAAACGTAG GAGGAGGTTTCCACCACTGCTCCAGTGACAGGGGAGGGGGCTTTTGTGCCTTCGCCGACATCACTCTGGCCATCAAG TTTCTGTTTGAGAGAGTGGAAGGCATCTCCAGGGCTACCATCATTGATCTGGATGCTCATCAG GGAAATGGACACGAGCGTGATTTCTTGGACGACAGACGAGTGTTCATCATGGATGTGTATAATCGCTACATATATCCTGGGGACGGATATGCCAAAA GAGCCATAAAGAGAAAGGTGGAGCTGGACTGGGGCACTGAAGACTCGGAGTACCTTCAGAAAGTAAAGCTCCACTGTGACGGGGCGCTGAACGAGGTCCAACCTGACATCATTGTCTACAACGCGGGGACGGACATCCTGGATGGGGACCCGCTGGGAGGACTCTCTATATCACCACAG GGCATTGTAAATAGAGATGAGATTGTGTTCAGGGCTGCAACGCAACGGGGCATCCCCATACTCATGGTAACATCTGGGGGATACCAGAAGAAAACCGCCCGCATCATCGCCGACTCCATCCTCAACTTGCACCGGCAGGGCCTGATTGGAGCAGAGGCTCTGGAGGGGGAGGGATCATCATcactggtgaccagcatgatgTGCAGCTCTGGCTCTGTTGGATCGACATTCACTGCTGTATGA